The following coding sequences are from one Eleginops maclovinus isolate JMC-PN-2008 ecotype Puerto Natales chromosome 13, JC_Emac_rtc_rv5, whole genome shotgun sequence window:
- the LOC134874989 gene encoding ATPase inhibitor A, mitochondrial-like translates to MSRFLLRADLRRCVASQIRMASDQLGELGNGAGKGGGGGGSVREAGGAFGKREVAQEEHYFRKKEKAQMEALRKHHSEEIEHHKKEIERLQREIDRHKGKIRKLNHDD, encoded by the exons atgtcaagatTCCTCCTCAGAGCCGACCTCCGTAGGTGTGTCGCCTCTCAGATAAGGATGGCATCTGATCAG CTTGGAGAGTTGGGCAATGGCGCAGGCaaaggtggaggtggaggaggctCTGTAAGGGAGGCAGGGGGTGCATTTGGAAAGAGAGAAGTTGCACAAGAGGAGCATTACTTCAG gaagaaggagaaggcgCAGATGGAGGCACTGAGGAAGCATCACTCAGAGGAGATTGAGCACCACAAAAAGGAGATTGAGCGCCTTCAAAGGGAGATTGACCGCCACAAGGGCAAAATTAGAAAGCTGAACCATGATGACTAA